Part of the Xylanivirga thermophila genome, AGAGACGGGATATGGCATGGTGCCACCTTCAATGGATGAATTGGCATTAGAGGAGCCGGAGATAGTAAAGCAGGGTAATAGATTTGGTGTCAGATTGAAGGCGAGTGCGCCGTCGCTGCATTTTATAAGGGCTGATATAGAGACAGAGGTATCGCCTATTGTGGGGACTGAAAAGGAAAGTGAGGAGCTTATAAGATACATATTGGAGGAGTTTGAAACCGATCCATCTAAGATATGGGATTCAAATATATTTGGCAAGTCTCTGCATGAGCTTGTTAAGGAAGGGCTCTCAAATAAGCTTATGCGTATGCCAGATGATGCGCAGATGAAGATTCAGGAGACTCTGCAGCGCATAATAAATGATGGTAGTGGCGGGCTAATATGTATAATATTATAGTAATAAATTAAAATAAAAGCCGTTTCTTATGAAATGGCTTTTATTTTTGCGCAAAAAATGAACAAAGAATTACAAAAAAGGACAAAGAACATTCAAATATTCTATGTTATAATATATTAAAATAGATTACTAAACAATCCAAAATAATGCAATAGCATTTTTATCTAACTGTTAATTTTTCACAAAAAGTTTTTGAATCTATGTATGGAGGTGTTGTATTCATTTTATATTAATTCAGGGTAATATATAACACATACCATTATTACAAGTGTGTTTTAAAGGGACAATGTATAGACATTAGATTTGTTGTTATACTAATAATATATATTGGAGATTACGGGAAAAACTGTAGAAACAATGGTATATAACGGGATGTGGCAAATATAGCTGCATTTCGTTATAAAATATAATCTTAAGAGGAGGTTTTATAAATGAAGAACTTCAAAAAAGCAATAGTTTTGGTTTTATGCATGGTACTTATATTTACAACTGCATGTGGCAAGAGCGAAGAACCAAAGGATCAGCAAGGTGCTGATAAGACTGATAAGGAACAGGTATCTGATAAGGAAGGCAAAATGGAGGGTGAGATAACATTCTGGACATTGTCATTAAGTCCTACCTTTGATGATTATCTCAATGGGGTAATTGATAGTTTTGAAAAGGAGAATACCGGTGTAAAGGTTGTATGGCAGGATATTCCTTTTGATCAGGCTGAGCAGCAGACACTTGCTGCAGCATCAGCAGGGAATTTAGCCGATGTTGTAAACCTAAATACCGACTTTTTAAAGAAGCTTGGCGCATTAGGGGCACTTGTAAACATGGATGAAGCTGCTTCTGATGTAAAAGATGATTATTTTGAAGGTGCCTGGAATGCCGGTAAGGTAAATGGTACTGCCTATGCAATTCCATGGTATCTAAGCAATAGTGTAATGCTTTACAATAAAGAGCTATTAAAAGAGGCAGGTTTTGATAATCCTCCTGCTACAGATGAAGAGGCATGGGAGATGTCAAAAACTATTCATGAAAAAACAGGGGCTTATGGCAATACTGTAGGCGATATACATCTTTATTTTCCAATGAATGGTATACCGTTGGTATCGGAAGATGGTACTAAAGCTGCATTTAATACGCCAGAGGCATTGGAAAAGATCAAATTCTTTAAGGAAAAATATGACGAGGGATTGATTCCTGATGAGATGTTATTGAGTCAGGCCAATGTACCAGAATGGTATGCTCAGGAAAAGCTAGCATGGTGGCAGACAGGTCCCCAGTTGTTTAGACAGGTTAAGGATTTGTCTCCAGAGGTATATGATAAATCCGATGCAGCTCCCGCCATATTAGGTTCATTGGGCAAATCTTCTATGGCAGTTATGAACGTAGCCGTTTCTGCCAAAAGTAAGAATCAGGATGCAGCTGTAGCATTTGCAAAATATATTACAAATGGTAAGAACCAGCTGGAATTCTGTAAGATAGTTTCTATCTTACCATCAGTTATTGAAGCGGCAGAGGATGAGTTCTTTACTAAGGGTGCAGATTCAGATGATCCTGCAGAAAAGGGTAAATACTATTCTGCACAGCAGCTTGAAAATGCTGAAGACTTCTTTGTGCCTGTTGAAAACATATCTCAAATAAATAAGGTTATAAATGAAGAATTCCATAAGGTTATGCTGGATAATAAGGATCCTCAGAAGGCATTGGATGATGCGGAGAAACAGGTTAATGATCTGTTAAAATAACTTAATATAGGGTTTCAATTGGCTGTGTAATAAATACAGCCAATTGAAATATTTTTATTTGAAGTAAGTTTTACTTTTCTATAGAAGGAGGACATCGTATGTATAAACCTCGTCATGCATGGATGTTTTTAATGATACCGGGGATATTTTTGATTATCTTTACCCTGCTTCCCACTATTGGAGCAGTAGGATTGAGTTTTACAGACTATAATGTATTTACTCCTTCAAAATGGGTAGGCGGTCAAAATTATGCCAAAATATTACACGATGCAAAGTTTTGGAGTGCGATAAAAAATACTATCTATTACTGGATTTTGGTAACTCCTGCATTGACCATATTTTCAATTCTTCTCGCTGTACTTGTAAATAGGGATGTAAAGGGCGTTTCTGTATATAGGCTTATATATTATTTTCCAGTTTTAATCTCTGTAGTTGTAACGGCGATGTTATGGAAATGGATGTTTCAAGAAGATGGAATCATCAATTATTTATTGCATCTATTCGGAGTTGCGCCAAAGGCATGGCTTACCAGTAGAAATCTAGTAATACCTAGCTTAGCAATAGTGACCATTTGGCAGGGCCTAGGGTATTATATGCTGTTTTATCTTGCAGGATTACAATCTATTCCCAATGATCTATATGAGGCTGCAGACATAGAGGGCGCAGGATTTTGGAAAAAGCAGTGGTATGTTACTATTCCACTGTTAAGGCCGGTAATATTCTTTGTAGCAGTAGTTTCAACCATGTCGGCTTTTAAAGAATTTACTCTTATGCTTACAATGACAAATGGTGGCCCCATTGGAGCATCAACGACTGTAGTATTTTTAGTATTTGAAAAGGCATTTGAGCAGCTGCAGATGGGTTATGCCAGTGCTATTTCCTGCATTTTGTTTTTGATTATCCTATTGATAACTCTGCTAAATCAAAAAGTACTGGATAAGGATAATCAGGTATAGGAAGGTGGTATTATGGAGAAAAGACATGTAAACAAGAGAAAGCTGGTTAATAATATAATTCTGCATGTTGTATTAATTATAATTGCGTTGGCAACTATTACTCCGTTTTTGTGGACCTTGTCCACATCATTAAAGGGGCAGAATGAAGCGGTGTTTTCCATTCCCCCAAAATTTATCCCGGAAAATGCAACTTTTGAAAACTATGCAGTTGTATGGAATACTTTGCCTATTCCAAGATACTTTATAAATAGTGTGATATTAGCAGCATTTGGTGTCATATTACCTGTTATATTGTGTTCTATGGCAGCATTTCCCCTAGCACGTATGGAGTTTAAGGGAAAACAGGCAGTTTTTTTGACTATTATGGCTACCATGATGATACCTGGAGAAGTTACAATGATCCCCACATATTTGATAATAAATAAGGTAGGCTTAATGGGGAATTATGCGGGTATTATACTTCCGGCTGCAGTATCTGCCTTTGGAATATTCCTCATGCGCCAGGCATTCCTTGGCATACCTAAGGAGATAGAAGAATCGGCTCTAATCGATGGTGCGAGTGTATGGAGAATATGGTTTTCCATATTGATGCCTATGGTGAAGCCAAATATTGCAACATTGTCTATTTTAAGTTTTATAGGGGCATGGAATAATTTCCTATGGCCGTTATTGGTTTTAAAAGATCCAAATACCTATCCCCTTACCCTTGGTTTATACAAGCTGCAGGGGACTTTTGTTGCAAATACAAGGCTGATAGCATCTGGGGCGATGATTGCCCTCGTACCGATTTTGATTGTATTCTTATTTTTCCAGAGATACTTTATTGAAGCTGCATATTCTAGCGCTGTAAAAGGCTGATTTGGATAATACGATAAGGAGTGTAGATATGGCATATTTCAAGCCAGATAGAAAAGACTTTAATCATATGAGACATCTAATACTGGTGGGTGGGAATACAGATGAAGCTTGGACTAAAGAAGATTTTGCACATTATGTTACCCACTTAGACAGGGATGGACAGCCAGATGACTGGATGTTTGATACTTTTGCATTTTGGCATTT contains:
- a CDS encoding carbohydrate ABC transporter permease; the encoded protein is MEKRHVNKRKLVNNIILHVVLIIIALATITPFLWTLSTSLKGQNEAVFSIPPKFIPENATFENYAVVWNTLPIPRYFINSVILAAFGVILPVILCSMAAFPLARMEFKGKQAVFLTIMATMMIPGEVTMIPTYLIINKVGLMGNYAGIILPAAVSAFGIFLMRQAFLGIPKEIEESALIDGASVWRIWFSILMPMVKPNIATLSILSFIGAWNNFLWPLLVLKDPNTYPLTLGLYKLQGTFVANTRLIASGAMIALVPILIVFLFFQRYFIEAAYSSAVKG
- a CDS encoding ABC transporter substrate-binding protein — protein: MKNFKKAIVLVLCMVLIFTTACGKSEEPKDQQGADKTDKEQVSDKEGKMEGEITFWTLSLSPTFDDYLNGVIDSFEKENTGVKVVWQDIPFDQAEQQTLAAASAGNLADVVNLNTDFLKKLGALGALVNMDEAASDVKDDYFEGAWNAGKVNGTAYAIPWYLSNSVMLYNKELLKEAGFDNPPATDEEAWEMSKTIHEKTGAYGNTVGDIHLYFPMNGIPLVSEDGTKAAFNTPEALEKIKFFKEKYDEGLIPDEMLLSQANVPEWYAQEKLAWWQTGPQLFRQVKDLSPEVYDKSDAAPAILGSLGKSSMAVMNVAVSAKSKNQDAAVAFAKYITNGKNQLEFCKIVSILPSVIEAAEDEFFTKGADSDDPAEKGKYYSAQQLENAEDFFVPVENISQINKVINEEFHKVMLDNKDPQKALDDAEKQVNDLLK
- a CDS encoding carbohydrate ABC transporter permease; translated protein: MYKPRHAWMFLMIPGIFLIIFTLLPTIGAVGLSFTDYNVFTPSKWVGGQNYAKILHDAKFWSAIKNTIYYWILVTPALTIFSILLAVLVNRDVKGVSVYRLIYYFPVLISVVVTAMLWKWMFQEDGIINYLLHLFGVAPKAWLTSRNLVIPSLAIVTIWQGLGYYMLFYLAGLQSIPNDLYEAADIEGAGFWKKQWYVTIPLLRPVIFFVAVVSTMSAFKEFTLMLTMTNGGPIGASTTVVFLVFEKAFEQLQMGYASAISCILFLIILLITLLNQKVLDKDNQV